The following proteins come from a genomic window of Enterobacter chengduensis:
- a CDS encoding (R)-mandelonitrile lyase translates to MKIIRSGSLPSAKGPEAWFTGTVRIDAPFQASEPASVGGATVTFEPGARTAWHTHPLGQTLIVTQGRGWLQEWGKAAEILNQGDIAWIPPGVKHWHGACAQTAMTHIAIAESVNGSPVTWLEKVTDEQYPNG, encoded by the coding sequence ATGAAAATTATCCGCAGCGGTTCATTACCTTCAGCAAAGGGGCCGGAAGCCTGGTTCACCGGCACCGTCCGTATTGATGCGCCATTCCAGGCGAGTGAACCTGCCAGCGTCGGCGGCGCCACCGTCACCTTCGAGCCCGGCGCGCGCACGGCGTGGCATACGCATCCCCTGGGACAAACGCTGATTGTGACGCAGGGTCGCGGCTGGTTACAGGAGTGGGGCAAGGCGGCGGAAATATTGAATCAGGGCGATATCGCCTGGATCCCACCCGGCGTAAAACACTGGCACGGCGCCTGTGCGCAAACGGCGATGACGCATATTGCCATCGCCGAATCCGTTAACGGCAGCCCGGTAACATGGCTGGAAAAGGTCACCGACGAGCAGTACCCGAACGGTTAA
- a CDS encoding methyl-accepting chemotaxis protein — protein sequence MRRNTPVTQNEYLLNDGSTLMSTTDTKSHITYANSAFIEASGYKEEHLLGEPHNLIRHPDMPAAAFADMWYTLQQGDTWTGLVKNRRHNGDHYWVRANVTPVWQGGSLTGYISVRNIPARDEIAASEKLYEKVRNHQLKHYRFYKGLLVRRGLFSFLSLFKCLSTAKRIHLGIAATALLSCLTVYLFPDKPVLTGTLALLFIALAFYLHAQIARPVKSIVQQMQRVVSGRKTAYYHFDRIDDIGLMMRLVNQSGLNLNSLVDDVGAQISGIGAISQQVAKEGAALQTRSEETADFLQQTASAVEEIASAVKQTAETANEAIQMADRTRDSAHRGEAMMNETIGMMQSVSQDNGQIVDIISVIDRIAFQTNILALNAAVEAARAGEAGRGFAVVAAEVRNLAQHSATAAKEIKALIEKNVASVNAGVEKVEQTETQLAVMIANVLQVSSLIKEIGHATQEQTQALTLINASLSRIGAMTHNNTGMVDNVTHAANHLTQRTTRLQQAIAVFGG from the coding sequence ATGAGGCGTAACACACCTGTTACACAAAACGAATATTTGCTTAACGATGGTTCGACGTTAATGTCGACCACCGATACAAAAAGCCATATTACCTATGCTAATTCCGCTTTTATTGAAGCCAGCGGATATAAGGAAGAACATCTTCTTGGCGAGCCGCATAACCTCATTCGCCATCCCGATATGCCTGCCGCCGCGTTTGCCGACATGTGGTATACCCTTCAGCAGGGCGATACATGGACCGGGCTGGTGAAGAACCGTCGTCATAATGGCGATCACTACTGGGTTCGGGCTAACGTGACGCCGGTCTGGCAGGGTGGATCCCTGACGGGGTATATTTCCGTGCGAAATATACCCGCCCGGGACGAGATCGCGGCCAGTGAAAAACTGTATGAAAAGGTGCGTAATCACCAGTTAAAACATTACCGCTTTTATAAAGGATTACTGGTGCGGCGCGGACTATTTTCGTTTTTGTCGCTCTTTAAATGTCTCAGCACCGCTAAACGAATCCATCTTGGTATTGCTGCGACGGCGCTACTCTCCTGCCTGACGGTGTATTTATTCCCGGATAAACCTGTTCTGACGGGTACTCTCGCGCTGCTGTTTATTGCCCTGGCCTTTTATCTTCATGCGCAGATCGCCCGGCCGGTAAAATCGATTGTGCAACAGATGCAGCGCGTGGTTTCAGGGCGTAAAACGGCCTATTACCATTTTGACAGGATCGACGATATTGGGCTGATGATGCGCCTGGTGAATCAGTCTGGCTTAAACCTGAATTCGCTGGTCGACGATGTCGGGGCGCAAATCAGCGGTATTGGCGCCATCAGCCAGCAGGTCGCGAAAGAAGGTGCGGCGCTGCAAACGCGCTCTGAAGAGACCGCAGATTTTCTGCAGCAAACCGCGTCGGCGGTGGAAGAGATCGCCAGCGCGGTGAAGCAGACGGCAGAAACCGCGAACGAGGCGATCCAGATGGCGGACCGCACCCGCGACAGCGCCCATCGCGGTGAAGCGATGATGAATGAGACCATCGGTATGATGCAGTCCGTGTCGCAGGATAACGGCCAGATCGTCGATATTATCAGCGTTATCGATCGTATTGCCTTCCAGACCAATATCCTGGCGCTGAATGCGGCCGTGGAAGCGGCGCGCGCGGGTGAAGCCGGGCGCGGGTTCGCCGTGGTGGCGGCTGAGGTACGCAACCTGGCGCAGCACTCCGCGACGGCGGCGAAAGAGATCAAAGCGCTGATTGAGAAAAACGTCGCCAGCGTTAACGCTGGCGTGGAGAAAGTAGAGCAGACCGAAACGCAGCTGGCGGTCATGATCGCCAATGTGCTGCAGGTCTCCTCCCTGATTAAGGAGATCGGCCACGCCACGCAGGAGCAAACCCAGGCGCTGACGCTCATCAACGCATCCCTCTCCCGAATTGGTGCAATGACCCACAACAATACGGGGATGGTGGATAACGTCACTCACGCCGCCAATCACCTGACGCAGCGCACGACGCGACTGCAGCAGGCGATTGCCGTTTTTGGCGGTTAA
- the ansP gene encoding L-asparagine permease gives MKTSNKSAADHHAAKRRWLNSHEEGYHKAMGNRQVQMIAIGGAIGTGLFLGAGARLQMAGPALALVYLVCGIFSFFILRALGELVLHRPSSGSFVSYAREFLGEKAAYVAGWMYFVNWAMTGIVDITAVALYMHYWGAFGDVPQWVFALGALAIVGTMNMIGVKWFAEMEFWFALVKVLAIVIFLVVGTVFLGSGKPLDGNATGFHLITDNGGFFPHGLLPALVLVQGVVFAFASIELVGTAAGECKDPQTMVPKAINSVIWRIGLFYVGSVVLLVLLLPWNAYQAGQSPFVTFFSKLGVPYVGSIMNIVVLTAALSSLNSGLYSTGRILRSMSMGGSAPKFMSKMSKQHVPYAGILATLVVYVFGVFLNYLVPSQVFEIVLNVAALGIIASWGFIVVCQMRLRKAIKEGKAADVSFKLPGAPVTSWLTLLFLFSVLVLMAFDYPNGTYTIATIPLLAVLLIAGWFGVRKRVHEIHSTAPVHPDDEKHDAPLVEETSR, from the coding sequence ATGAAAACAAGCAATAAAAGCGCAGCCGATCATCATGCTGCTAAACGTCGCTGGTTGAACTCCCACGAAGAGGGCTACCACAAGGCGATGGGCAACCGTCAGGTTCAAATGATCGCCATCGGCGGCGCTATCGGAACGGGTCTGTTTTTAGGTGCAGGTGCACGCCTGCAGATGGCGGGCCCGGCTCTCGCCCTGGTCTATCTGGTGTGCGGGATCTTCTCTTTCTTCATTCTTCGTGCGCTGGGCGAACTTGTACTGCATCGCCCTTCCAGCGGCAGCTTCGTCTCTTACGCCCGTGAATTCCTCGGTGAAAAGGCCGCTTACGTGGCGGGCTGGATGTACTTCGTTAACTGGGCGATGACCGGTATCGTCGATATCACCGCCGTGGCGCTGTACATGCACTACTGGGGCGCGTTCGGTGACGTGCCGCAGTGGGTCTTTGCGCTTGGCGCGCTGGCGATTGTCGGCACCATGAACATGATCGGCGTGAAGTGGTTCGCGGAGATGGAGTTCTGGTTTGCGCTGGTAAAAGTGCTGGCCATCGTGATCTTCCTGGTCGTGGGTACCGTCTTCCTCGGCAGCGGCAAGCCGCTGGACGGCAACGCCACCGGCTTCCATCTGATAACCGATAACGGCGGATTCTTCCCGCACGGCCTGCTGCCTGCGCTGGTGCTGGTTCAGGGCGTGGTGTTCGCCTTCGCCTCTATCGAGCTGGTGGGTACCGCCGCGGGTGAATGTAAAGATCCGCAGACCATGGTGCCAAAAGCCATCAACAGCGTGATCTGGCGTATCGGTCTGTTCTACGTCGGTTCCGTGGTGCTGCTGGTTCTGCTTCTGCCGTGGAACGCCTATCAGGCGGGCCAGAGCCCGTTTGTAACCTTCTTCTCTAAGCTGGGCGTGCCTTACGTGGGCAGCATCATGAACATCGTGGTGCTGACGGCGGCGCTTTCCAGCCTCAACTCCGGCCTTTACTCTACCGGTCGTATCCTGCGCTCCATGTCGATGGGCGGCTCTGCGCCGAAGTTCATGTCGAAGATGAGCAAGCAGCACGTACCGTATGCGGGTATTCTGGCGACCCTGGTGGTGTATGTCTTCGGCGTATTCCTGAACTACCTGGTACCGTCTCAGGTGTTCGAGATCGTACTGAACGTGGCTGCACTCGGGATTATCGCCTCCTGGGGCTTTATCGTGGTCTGCCAGATGCGTCTGCGCAAGGCGATTAAGGAAGGCAAAGCCGCTGACGTCAGCTTTAAGCTGCCCGGCGCGCCGGTAACCTCCTGGCTCACCCTGCTCTTCCTGTTCAGCGTGCTGGTGCTGATGGCGTTCGACTACCCGAACGGTACCTACACCATCGCGACCATTCCGCTGCTGGCCGTGCTGCTGATTGCGGGCTGGTTTGGCGTGCGTAAGCGCGTTCACGAAATTCACAGCACCGCGCCGGTTCATCCTGATGATGAAAAACACGACGCCCCGCTGGTTGAAGAAACCTCGCGTTAA